Proteins from a single region of Coregonus clupeaformis isolate EN_2021a chromosome 19, ASM2061545v1, whole genome shotgun sequence:
- the LOC121531630 gene encoding dynamin-1-like protein isoform X3, with protein sequence MEALIPVINKLQDVFNTVGADIIQLPQIAVVGTQSSGKSSVLEALVGRDLLPRGTGVVTRRPLILQLVHVDPEDRRKTSEENDPNAWRNMRLYKGVDGEEWGKFLHTKNKIYTDFDDIRLEIEAETERVSGNNKGITDEPIHLKIFSPHVVNLTLVDLPGITKVPVGDQPKDIEVQIKDLIVKHISNPNSIILAVTAANTDMATSEALKVAREVDPDGRRTLAVVTKLDLMDAGTDAMDVLMGRVIPVKLGLIGVVNRSQLDINNKKSVADAIRDEYAFLQKKYPSLANRNGTKYLARTLNRLLMHHIRDCLPELKTRINVLASQYQSLLSSYGEPVEDQSSTLLQLITKFAAEYCHTIEGTAKYIETTELCGGARICYIFHETFGRTLESVDPLGGLTTIDVLTAIRNATGPRPALFVPEVSFELLVKRQVKRLEEPSLRCVELVHEEMQRIIQHCSNYSTQELLRFPKLHDAIVEVVTSLLRKRLPVTNEMVHNLVAIELAYINTKHPDFADACGLMNNNIEEQRRNRMRELPSSVPRDKTAGGGPQGDQDGGTGNWRGMLKKGEEGMGGDKSMLQTSNPASPQRGHAVNLLDVPVPVSRKLSAREQRDCEVIERLIKSYFLIVRKNIQDSVPKAVMHFLVNHVKDSLQSELVGQLYKAGLLDDLLTESEDMAQRRNEAADMLKALQKASQVIAEIRETHLW encoded by the exons ATGGAGGCCCTTATCCCTGTCATCAACAAATTACAAGATGTGTTTAATACAGTTGGCGCGGACATTATCCAGCTGCCGCAGATTGCTGTTGTTGGAACGCAG AGCAGTGGGAAGAGTTCAGTGCTAGAGGCTCTGGTGGGCAGAGACCTTCTGCCCCGGGGTACTGGCGTCGTCACCCGTCGGCCCCTCATCCTCCAGCTGGTCCACGTGGACCCAGAGGACCGCAGGAAGACCAGCGAGGAGAATG ACCCCAATGCCTGGAGAAACATGCGCCTTTACAAAG GCGTCGACGGAGAGGAATGGGGCAAATTTCTACACACCAAAAACAAG ATCTACACAGACTTCGACGACATCAGGCTCGAGATCGAAGCTGAAACGGAAAGAGTTTCTGGCAATAACAAG GGAATCACTGATGAGCCCATACACCTGAAAATCTTCTCCCCTCACGTAGTCAACCTCACGCTGGTGGATCTGCCAGGTATCACAAAG GTCCCGGTGGGAGACCAGCCCAAAGACATAGAGGTGCAGATCAAAGACTTGATCGTGAAGCACATCTCTAACCCCAACTCTATCATCCTGGCTGTGACTGCTGCCAACACAGACATGGCCACCTCAGAGGCCCTCAAAGTGGCGCGCGAGGTCGACCCTGATG GCAGGAGGACGTTGGCTGTGGTGACCAAACTGGACCTGATGGATGCTGGGACAGATGCCATGGACGTACTGATGGGCCGAGTCATCCCTGTCAAACTGGGCCTCATAGGAGTGGTCAACAG GAGTCAGCTTGACATCAACAATAAGAAGTCAGTGGCTGATGCCATCCGTGATGAATATGCCTTCCTACAGAAGAAGTACCCTTCCCTCGCCAACAGAAATGGAACCAAATACTTGGCCAGAACGTTGAACAG GTTGTTGATGCACCACATTAGAGACTGTCTCCCGGAGCTGAAGACTCGTATCAATGTGCTGGCGTCCCAGTACCAGTCCCTGCTGAGTAGCTACGGTGAACCTGTAGAGGACCAGAGCTCTACTCTGCTGCAGCTCATCACCAAGTTCGCTGCAGAGTACTGCCACACCATCGAGGGCACCGCGAAGTACATAGAGACAACAGAACT GTGTGGTGGAGCACGAATCTGTTATATTTTCCATGAGACGTTTGGTCGGACGCTGGAGTCCGTAGACCCGCTGGGAGGTCTGACCACCATAGACGTGCTAACAGCTATTAGGAATGCTACA ggccCGCGGCCTGCCCTGTTTGTGCCCGAGGTGTCATTTGAGCTGCTGGTGAAGAGACAGGTGAAGAGACTGGAGGAGCCCAGCCTGCGCTGTGTGGAGCTGGTTCACGAGGAGATGCAGAGGATCATCCAGCACTGCAGCAACTATAGCACACAG gagctgTTGAGGTTTCCTAAGCTCCATGATGCCATAGTAGAAGTGGTCACATCCCTCCTCAGGAAAAGGTTACCAGTCACCAATGAGATG GTTCATAACCTGGTGGCCATCGAGTTGGCTTATATTAACACCAAACACCCTGACTTTGCTGATGCCTGTGGCCTCATGAACAACAACATAGAG GAACAGAGACGCAACAGAATGAGAGAGCTGCCCTCATCTGTTCCTCGGGAtaag ACTGCAGGTGGTGGTCCCCAGGGAGACCAGGACGGAGGGACAGGGAACTGGAGGGGCATGctgaagaagggagaggaggggatgggtggAGACAAGTCCATGCTCCAGACCTCAAACCCCGCCAGCCCACAGAGGGGCCATGCCGTCAACCTGCTGGATGTG CCAGTTCCTGTTTCCAGGAAACTATCGGCCAGAGAGCAGAGGGACTGTGAGGTCATCGAGAGGCTTATCAAGTCCTACTTCCTCATCGTCAGGAAAAACATCCAGGACAG CGTGCCCAAGGCGGTGATGCACTTCCTGGTGAACCATGTGAAGGACAGCCTGCAGAGTGAACTGGTGGGTCAGCTGTATAAGGCTGGTCTGCTGGACGACCTGCTCACCGAGTCTGAAGACATGGCCCAGAGACGCAACGAAGCTGCAGACATGCTCaag GCCTTGCAGAAAGCTAGTCAAGTGATTGCCGAGATCAGAGAAACACACCTGTGGTGA
- the LOC121531632 gene encoding dnaJ homolog subfamily B member 9, with product MATAQSALTFAVCILMITELILAKKDYYDILGVRKDANERQIKKAFHKLAMKYHPDKNKRPDAETKFREIAEAYETLSDEKRRQEYDQFGHGTFYNDGTKDQNGPNIHQPFNFNDVFKDFDIYSQNRHAHHQRHFEDHFRTHQEAHHNRHKRHFQGAFGAAGGGGFDDMFDDMEKMFTFDRDTTKRTESTFQGTTTKQHCRTVTQRRGNMVTTYTDCSGS from the exons ATGGCAACTGCACAGTCAGCCTTAACATTTGCAGTGTGCATCCTGATGATAACAGAGTTGATACTTGCCAAGAAGGACTACTATGACATACTGGGAGTGCGGAAAGATGCCAACGAGCGTCAGATAAAGAAGGCTTTTCACAAGCTGGCAATGAAGTATCACCCAGACAAGAACAAGAGGCCAGATGCTGAGACAAAGTTCAGAGAAATTGCTGAGG CATATGAAACATTATCAGACGAGAAGAGGAGACAGGAGTACGACCAGTTTGGTCACGGCACATTCTATAATGACGGAACCAAAGACCAAAACGGTCCAAACATCCACCAGCCCTTCAACTTCAACGACGTGTTCAAGGACTTTGATATTTACAGCCAGAACCGGCACGCACATCACCAAAGGCACTTTGAGGACCACTTCCGGACCCACCAGGAGGCCCACCACAACAGACACAAGAGACACTTCCAGGGGGCCTTTGGAGCAGCAGGTGGTGGTGGCTTTGATGACATGTTTGACGACATGGAGAAGATGTTTACCTTTGACAGGGACACTACTAAGCGGACGGAGAGCACATTTCAGGGTACTACAACGAAGCAACACTGCAGAACAGTGACACAGCGCAGGGGGAACATGGTCACCACGTACACTGACTGCTCTGGCTCCTGA
- the LOC121531630 gene encoding dynamin-1-like protein isoform X4 — protein sequence MEALIPVINKLQDVFNTVGADIIQLPQIAVVGTQSSGKSSVLEALVGRDLLPRGTGVVTRRPLILQLVHVDPEDRRKTSEENGVDGEEWGKFLHTKNKIYTDFDDIRLEIEAETERVSGNNKGITDEPIHLKIFSPHVVNLTLVDLPGITKVPVGDQPKDIEVQIKDLIVKHISNPNSIILAVTAANTDMATSEALKVAREVDPDGRRTLAVVTKLDLMDAGTDAMDVLMGRVIPVKLGLIGVVNRSQLDINNKKSVADAIRDEYAFLQKKYPSLANRNGTKYLARTLNRLLMHHIRDCLPELKTRINVLASQYQSLLSSYGEPVEDQSSTLLQLITKFAAEYCHTIEGTAKYIETTELCGGARICYIFHETFGRTLESVDPLGGLTTIDVLTAIRNATGPRPALFVPEVSFELLVKRQVKRLEEPSLRCVELVHEEMQRIIQHCSNYSTQELLRFPKLHDAIVEVVTSLLRKRLPVTNEMVHNLVAIELAYINTKHPDFADACGLMNNNIEEQRRNRMRELPSSVPRDKTAGGGPQGDQDGGTGNWRGMLKKGEEGMGGDKSMLQTSNPASPQRGHAVNLLDVPVPVSRKLSAREQRDCEVIERLIKSYFLIVRKNIQDSVPKAVMHFLVNHVKDSLQSELVGQLYKAGLLDDLLTESEDMAQRRNEAADMLKALQKASQVIAEIRETHLW from the exons ATGGAGGCCCTTATCCCTGTCATCAACAAATTACAAGATGTGTTTAATACAGTTGGCGCGGACATTATCCAGCTGCCGCAGATTGCTGTTGTTGGAACGCAG AGCAGTGGGAAGAGTTCAGTGCTAGAGGCTCTGGTGGGCAGAGACCTTCTGCCCCGGGGTACTGGCGTCGTCACCCGTCGGCCCCTCATCCTCCAGCTGGTCCACGTGGACCCAGAGGACCGCAGGAAGACCAGCGAGGAGAATG GCGTCGACGGAGAGGAATGGGGCAAATTTCTACACACCAAAAACAAG ATCTACACAGACTTCGACGACATCAGGCTCGAGATCGAAGCTGAAACGGAAAGAGTTTCTGGCAATAACAAG GGAATCACTGATGAGCCCATACACCTGAAAATCTTCTCCCCTCACGTAGTCAACCTCACGCTGGTGGATCTGCCAGGTATCACAAAG GTCCCGGTGGGAGACCAGCCCAAAGACATAGAGGTGCAGATCAAAGACTTGATCGTGAAGCACATCTCTAACCCCAACTCTATCATCCTGGCTGTGACTGCTGCCAACACAGACATGGCCACCTCAGAGGCCCTCAAAGTGGCGCGCGAGGTCGACCCTGATG GCAGGAGGACGTTGGCTGTGGTGACCAAACTGGACCTGATGGATGCTGGGACAGATGCCATGGACGTACTGATGGGCCGAGTCATCCCTGTCAAACTGGGCCTCATAGGAGTGGTCAACAG GAGTCAGCTTGACATCAACAATAAGAAGTCAGTGGCTGATGCCATCCGTGATGAATATGCCTTCCTACAGAAGAAGTACCCTTCCCTCGCCAACAGAAATGGAACCAAATACTTGGCCAGAACGTTGAACAG GTTGTTGATGCACCACATTAGAGACTGTCTCCCGGAGCTGAAGACTCGTATCAATGTGCTGGCGTCCCAGTACCAGTCCCTGCTGAGTAGCTACGGTGAACCTGTAGAGGACCAGAGCTCTACTCTGCTGCAGCTCATCACCAAGTTCGCTGCAGAGTACTGCCACACCATCGAGGGCACCGCGAAGTACATAGAGACAACAGAACT GTGTGGTGGAGCACGAATCTGTTATATTTTCCATGAGACGTTTGGTCGGACGCTGGAGTCCGTAGACCCGCTGGGAGGTCTGACCACCATAGACGTGCTAACAGCTATTAGGAATGCTACA ggccCGCGGCCTGCCCTGTTTGTGCCCGAGGTGTCATTTGAGCTGCTGGTGAAGAGACAGGTGAAGAGACTGGAGGAGCCCAGCCTGCGCTGTGTGGAGCTGGTTCACGAGGAGATGCAGAGGATCATCCAGCACTGCAGCAACTATAGCACACAG gagctgTTGAGGTTTCCTAAGCTCCATGATGCCATAGTAGAAGTGGTCACATCCCTCCTCAGGAAAAGGTTACCAGTCACCAATGAGATG GTTCATAACCTGGTGGCCATCGAGTTGGCTTATATTAACACCAAACACCCTGACTTTGCTGATGCCTGTGGCCTCATGAACAACAACATAGAG GAACAGAGACGCAACAGAATGAGAGAGCTGCCCTCATCTGTTCCTCGGGAtaag ACTGCAGGTGGTGGTCCCCAGGGAGACCAGGACGGAGGGACAGGGAACTGGAGGGGCATGctgaagaagggagaggaggggatgggtggAGACAAGTCCATGCTCCAGACCTCAAACCCCGCCAGCCCACAGAGGGGCCATGCCGTCAACCTGCTGGATGTG CCAGTTCCTGTTTCCAGGAAACTATCGGCCAGAGAGCAGAGGGACTGTGAGGTCATCGAGAGGCTTATCAAGTCCTACTTCCTCATCGTCAGGAAAAACATCCAGGACAG CGTGCCCAAGGCGGTGATGCACTTCCTGGTGAACCATGTGAAGGACAGCCTGCAGAGTGAACTGGTGGGTCAGCTGTATAAGGCTGGTCTGCTGGACGACCTGCTCACCGAGTCTGAAGACATGGCCCAGAGACGCAACGAAGCTGCAGACATGCTCaag GCCTTGCAGAAAGCTAGTCAAGTGATTGCCGAGATCAGAGAAACACACCTGTGGTGA
- the LOC121531630 gene encoding dynamin-1-like protein isoform X2 has product MEALIPVINKLQDVFNTVGADIIQLPQIAVVGTQSSGKSSVLEALVGRDLLPRGTGVVTRRPLILQLVHVDPEDRRKTSEENGVDGEEWGKFLHTKNKIYTDFDDIRLEIEAETERVSGNNKGITDEPIHLKIFSPHVVNLTLVDLPGITKVPVGDQPKDIEVQIKDLIVKHISNPNSIILAVTAANTDMATSEALKVAREVDPDGRRTLAVVTKLDLMDAGTDAMDVLMGRVIPVKLGLIGVVNRSQLDINNKKSVADAIRDEYAFLQKKYPSLANRNGTKYLARTLNRLLMHHIRDCLPELKTRINVLASQYQSLLSSYGEPVEDQSSTLLQLITKFAAEYCHTIEGTAKYIETTELCGGARICYIFHETFGRTLESVDPLGGLTTIDVLTAIRNATGPRPALFVPEVSFELLVKRQVKRLEEPSLRCVELVHEEMQRIIQHCSNYSTQELLRFPKLHDAIVEVVTSLLRKRLPVTNEMVHNLVAIELAYINTKHPDFADACGLMNNNIEEQRRNRMRELPSSVPRDKYFKGPGGQSLSPTDLPPPEGEGPKTAGGGPQGDQDGGTGNWRGMLKKGEEGMGGDKSMLQTSNPASPQRGHAVNLLDVPVPVSRKLSAREQRDCEVIERLIKSYFLIVRKNIQDSVPKAVMHFLVNHVKDSLQSELVGQLYKAGLLDDLLTESEDMAQRRNEAADMLKALQKASQVIAEIRETHLW; this is encoded by the exons ATGGAGGCCCTTATCCCTGTCATCAACAAATTACAAGATGTGTTTAATACAGTTGGCGCGGACATTATCCAGCTGCCGCAGATTGCTGTTGTTGGAACGCAG AGCAGTGGGAAGAGTTCAGTGCTAGAGGCTCTGGTGGGCAGAGACCTTCTGCCCCGGGGTACTGGCGTCGTCACCCGTCGGCCCCTCATCCTCCAGCTGGTCCACGTGGACCCAGAGGACCGCAGGAAGACCAGCGAGGAGAATG GCGTCGACGGAGAGGAATGGGGCAAATTTCTACACACCAAAAACAAG ATCTACACAGACTTCGACGACATCAGGCTCGAGATCGAAGCTGAAACGGAAAGAGTTTCTGGCAATAACAAG GGAATCACTGATGAGCCCATACACCTGAAAATCTTCTCCCCTCACGTAGTCAACCTCACGCTGGTGGATCTGCCAGGTATCACAAAG GTCCCGGTGGGAGACCAGCCCAAAGACATAGAGGTGCAGATCAAAGACTTGATCGTGAAGCACATCTCTAACCCCAACTCTATCATCCTGGCTGTGACTGCTGCCAACACAGACATGGCCACCTCAGAGGCCCTCAAAGTGGCGCGCGAGGTCGACCCTGATG GCAGGAGGACGTTGGCTGTGGTGACCAAACTGGACCTGATGGATGCTGGGACAGATGCCATGGACGTACTGATGGGCCGAGTCATCCCTGTCAAACTGGGCCTCATAGGAGTGGTCAACAG GAGTCAGCTTGACATCAACAATAAGAAGTCAGTGGCTGATGCCATCCGTGATGAATATGCCTTCCTACAGAAGAAGTACCCTTCCCTCGCCAACAGAAATGGAACCAAATACTTGGCCAGAACGTTGAACAG GTTGTTGATGCACCACATTAGAGACTGTCTCCCGGAGCTGAAGACTCGTATCAATGTGCTGGCGTCCCAGTACCAGTCCCTGCTGAGTAGCTACGGTGAACCTGTAGAGGACCAGAGCTCTACTCTGCTGCAGCTCATCACCAAGTTCGCTGCAGAGTACTGCCACACCATCGAGGGCACCGCGAAGTACATAGAGACAACAGAACT GTGTGGTGGAGCACGAATCTGTTATATTTTCCATGAGACGTTTGGTCGGACGCTGGAGTCCGTAGACCCGCTGGGAGGTCTGACCACCATAGACGTGCTAACAGCTATTAGGAATGCTACA ggccCGCGGCCTGCCCTGTTTGTGCCCGAGGTGTCATTTGAGCTGCTGGTGAAGAGACAGGTGAAGAGACTGGAGGAGCCCAGCCTGCGCTGTGTGGAGCTGGTTCACGAGGAGATGCAGAGGATCATCCAGCACTGCAGCAACTATAGCACACAG gagctgTTGAGGTTTCCTAAGCTCCATGATGCCATAGTAGAAGTGGTCACATCCCTCCTCAGGAAAAGGTTACCAGTCACCAATGAGATG GTTCATAACCTGGTGGCCATCGAGTTGGCTTATATTAACACCAAACACCCTGACTTTGCTGATGCCTGTGGCCTCATGAACAACAACATAGAG GAACAGAGACGCAACAGAATGAGAGAGCTGCCCTCATCTGTTCCTCGGGAtaag taCTTTAAGGGCCCAGGTGgtcagtctctctcccccactgatCTTCCTCCCCCAGAAGGAGAAGGACCCAAG ACTGCAGGTGGTGGTCCCCAGGGAGACCAGGACGGAGGGACAGGGAACTGGAGGGGCATGctgaagaagggagaggaggggatgggtggAGACAAGTCCATGCTCCAGACCTCAAACCCCGCCAGCCCACAGAGGGGCCATGCCGTCAACCTGCTGGATGTG CCAGTTCCTGTTTCCAGGAAACTATCGGCCAGAGAGCAGAGGGACTGTGAGGTCATCGAGAGGCTTATCAAGTCCTACTTCCTCATCGTCAGGAAAAACATCCAGGACAG CGTGCCCAAGGCGGTGATGCACTTCCTGGTGAACCATGTGAAGGACAGCCTGCAGAGTGAACTGGTGGGTCAGCTGTATAAGGCTGGTCTGCTGGACGACCTGCTCACCGAGTCTGAAGACATGGCCCAGAGACGCAACGAAGCTGCAGACATGCTCaag GCCTTGCAGAAAGCTAGTCAAGTGATTGCCGAGATCAGAGAAACACACCTGTGGTGA
- the LOC121531630 gene encoding dynamin-1-like protein isoform X1, with the protein MEALIPVINKLQDVFNTVGADIIQLPQIAVVGTQSSGKSSVLEALVGRDLLPRGTGVVTRRPLILQLVHVDPEDRRKTSEENDPNAWRNMRLYKGVDGEEWGKFLHTKNKIYTDFDDIRLEIEAETERVSGNNKGITDEPIHLKIFSPHVVNLTLVDLPGITKVPVGDQPKDIEVQIKDLIVKHISNPNSIILAVTAANTDMATSEALKVAREVDPDGRRTLAVVTKLDLMDAGTDAMDVLMGRVIPVKLGLIGVVNRSQLDINNKKSVADAIRDEYAFLQKKYPSLANRNGTKYLARTLNRLLMHHIRDCLPELKTRINVLASQYQSLLSSYGEPVEDQSSTLLQLITKFAAEYCHTIEGTAKYIETTELCGGARICYIFHETFGRTLESVDPLGGLTTIDVLTAIRNATGPRPALFVPEVSFELLVKRQVKRLEEPSLRCVELVHEEMQRIIQHCSNYSTQELLRFPKLHDAIVEVVTSLLRKRLPVTNEMVHNLVAIELAYINTKHPDFADACGLMNNNIEEQRRNRMRELPSSVPRDKYFKGPGGQSLSPTDLPPPEGEGPKTAGGGPQGDQDGGTGNWRGMLKKGEEGMGGDKSMLQTSNPASPQRGHAVNLLDVPVPVSRKLSAREQRDCEVIERLIKSYFLIVRKNIQDSVPKAVMHFLVNHVKDSLQSELVGQLYKAGLLDDLLTESEDMAQRRNEAADMLKALQKASQVIAEIRETHLW; encoded by the exons ATGGAGGCCCTTATCCCTGTCATCAACAAATTACAAGATGTGTTTAATACAGTTGGCGCGGACATTATCCAGCTGCCGCAGATTGCTGTTGTTGGAACGCAG AGCAGTGGGAAGAGTTCAGTGCTAGAGGCTCTGGTGGGCAGAGACCTTCTGCCCCGGGGTACTGGCGTCGTCACCCGTCGGCCCCTCATCCTCCAGCTGGTCCACGTGGACCCAGAGGACCGCAGGAAGACCAGCGAGGAGAATG ACCCCAATGCCTGGAGAAACATGCGCCTTTACAAAG GCGTCGACGGAGAGGAATGGGGCAAATTTCTACACACCAAAAACAAG ATCTACACAGACTTCGACGACATCAGGCTCGAGATCGAAGCTGAAACGGAAAGAGTTTCTGGCAATAACAAG GGAATCACTGATGAGCCCATACACCTGAAAATCTTCTCCCCTCACGTAGTCAACCTCACGCTGGTGGATCTGCCAGGTATCACAAAG GTCCCGGTGGGAGACCAGCCCAAAGACATAGAGGTGCAGATCAAAGACTTGATCGTGAAGCACATCTCTAACCCCAACTCTATCATCCTGGCTGTGACTGCTGCCAACACAGACATGGCCACCTCAGAGGCCCTCAAAGTGGCGCGCGAGGTCGACCCTGATG GCAGGAGGACGTTGGCTGTGGTGACCAAACTGGACCTGATGGATGCTGGGACAGATGCCATGGACGTACTGATGGGCCGAGTCATCCCTGTCAAACTGGGCCTCATAGGAGTGGTCAACAG GAGTCAGCTTGACATCAACAATAAGAAGTCAGTGGCTGATGCCATCCGTGATGAATATGCCTTCCTACAGAAGAAGTACCCTTCCCTCGCCAACAGAAATGGAACCAAATACTTGGCCAGAACGTTGAACAG GTTGTTGATGCACCACATTAGAGACTGTCTCCCGGAGCTGAAGACTCGTATCAATGTGCTGGCGTCCCAGTACCAGTCCCTGCTGAGTAGCTACGGTGAACCTGTAGAGGACCAGAGCTCTACTCTGCTGCAGCTCATCACCAAGTTCGCTGCAGAGTACTGCCACACCATCGAGGGCACCGCGAAGTACATAGAGACAACAGAACT GTGTGGTGGAGCACGAATCTGTTATATTTTCCATGAGACGTTTGGTCGGACGCTGGAGTCCGTAGACCCGCTGGGAGGTCTGACCACCATAGACGTGCTAACAGCTATTAGGAATGCTACA ggccCGCGGCCTGCCCTGTTTGTGCCCGAGGTGTCATTTGAGCTGCTGGTGAAGAGACAGGTGAAGAGACTGGAGGAGCCCAGCCTGCGCTGTGTGGAGCTGGTTCACGAGGAGATGCAGAGGATCATCCAGCACTGCAGCAACTATAGCACACAG gagctgTTGAGGTTTCCTAAGCTCCATGATGCCATAGTAGAAGTGGTCACATCCCTCCTCAGGAAAAGGTTACCAGTCACCAATGAGATG GTTCATAACCTGGTGGCCATCGAGTTGGCTTATATTAACACCAAACACCCTGACTTTGCTGATGCCTGTGGCCTCATGAACAACAACATAGAG GAACAGAGACGCAACAGAATGAGAGAGCTGCCCTCATCTGTTCCTCGGGAtaag taCTTTAAGGGCCCAGGTGgtcagtctctctcccccactgatCTTCCTCCCCCAGAAGGAGAAGGACCCAAG ACTGCAGGTGGTGGTCCCCAGGGAGACCAGGACGGAGGGACAGGGAACTGGAGGGGCATGctgaagaagggagaggaggggatgggtggAGACAAGTCCATGCTCCAGACCTCAAACCCCGCCAGCCCACAGAGGGGCCATGCCGTCAACCTGCTGGATGTG CCAGTTCCTGTTTCCAGGAAACTATCGGCCAGAGAGCAGAGGGACTGTGAGGTCATCGAGAGGCTTATCAAGTCCTACTTCCTCATCGTCAGGAAAAACATCCAGGACAG CGTGCCCAAGGCGGTGATGCACTTCCTGGTGAACCATGTGAAGGACAGCCTGCAGAGTGAACTGGTGGGTCAGCTGTATAAGGCTGGTCTGCTGGACGACCTGCTCACCGAGTCTGAAGACATGGCCCAGAGACGCAACGAAGCTGCAGACATGCTCaag GCCTTGCAGAAAGCTAGTCAAGTGATTGCCGAGATCAGAGAAACACACCTGTGGTGA